Within the Pseudarthrobacter sp. W1I19 genome, the region CGGCCAGCCCGGAATCCGGACGGTCCCGCCGGAGGCCAGTGCGGCGGCAAGGAACGGGCCGGCGTTGGACAGGTCCTGCTCGATCTGCTGGTCGAAGGCGCGGATAGGCCCGGGAGCAACAACCCAGTGGTTCGGGACAGAATCGTCAACCACAACCCCGGCGCCGCGCAGGACGGCAACTGTCATGTTGATGTGGTCCAGGCTGGGCACCGGTTTGCCGACGTGCTCCAGGTGCAGCCCCTCGGTGAACCTTGCGCCTACCAGCAACAGGGCCGAGACAAACTGCGACGAGGCACTGGCGTCGATGACCAGGTGGCCGCCCTGGACCTCGCCCGAGCCTTCCACCACGAACGGCAAGGACGACGGCGTGCCGCCATCCTGGCCGGAAACAGCCACTCCCAGCGCCTTCAGCGCTTCGATGATGGTTCCCATGGGCCGCTTCCGGGCATGCGGGTCGCCGTCGAACAGGCTGGCGCCATTGCGCAGGGCGGCCAGCGGCGGCACGAACCGCATCACCGTTCCGGCGAGGCCGCAGTCGATCGTGGCTGCGGACGGTGTCCCGTCCGCGGCGATCGGGAGGACCTCAAGGTCCGGCCCGAAGGCACCGTCCCCCGGCACTTCGGTGATGGTGGCGCCAAGCTGGCGGAGCGCCTCGATCATCAGTGCGGAGTCCCTGGAGTGCAGCGGAGCGCGCAGCCGCGACGGGCCGTCGGCCAGGGCGGCGAGCACCAGGTACCGGTTGGTCAACGACTTTGAGCCGGGCACGGTGACCGTGGCATTCACAGGGCGGGACGCGAAGGGGGCGGGCCAGTGGGGAAGGGACGGTCCGGTGTTGTCCCGGGCGGCGGCTGGTGCGGTCATGTCCTGCTTATGCCCCCGTGGCGTGTTCGACGGCGCGGCGCATAACCTTGTCGGCTTTGTGCAGCTTTTTGTTGGTGGTCTTCCGGGCATCCGCGGCGAGGTGCGCGGCGCCCTTCCTCGCGTCGGCCGCCAGGTGCTCGGCACGCCAGGCGAGCCCCGGCTTTCCCGCAGTGTCCACGGAAGCAAGCAATGCCCCTCCGCTCAAGGACAGGTTCTTCAGCAGCTGGTTGCGGCGGTTCGTACGGCCCTCCTTGCTGCTGATGTCCGCGCTGCGCCACTCGACGAACGTATTGAGCATGGAAACCACAGTCAGCACGGTGGCCGAAAGGCGGGAAAACTTCCCCAGCCCGAACAGGACGCCGGCGCCCACCTGGGTGCCGCCGATGATCCGGGCCAGTGTCTTCTCATCCGTCTGGAAAGGCAGCGCCGCCGCTGCCTTGCTCAGCAGGGGCGAGAGCTGTTGCGCGGTATCGTCGGCATTCTTGAGCTTATCCATCCCGGCAAGAACAAAACTGGAAGCC harbors:
- the aroA gene encoding 3-phosphoshikimate 1-carboxyvinyltransferase, whose amino-acid sequence is MTAPAAARDNTGPSLPHWPAPFASRPVNATVTVPGSKSLTNRYLVLAALADGPSRLRAPLHSRDSALMIEALRQLGATITEVPGDGAFGPDLEVLPIAADGTPSAATIDCGLAGTVMRFVPPLAALRNGASLFDGDPHARKRPMGTIIEALKALGVAVSGQDGGTPSSLPFVVEGSGEVQGGHLVIDASASSQFVSALLLVGARFTEGLHLEHVGKPVPSLDHINMTVAVLRGAGVVVDDSVPNHWVVAPGPIRAFDQQIEQDLSNAGPFLAAALASGGTVRIPGWPEQTQQVGDLWRSILAEMGADVSLRDGVLTVTGGAEIKGANFADTSELAPTVAALCALATTPSRLTGIAHLRGHETDRLAALVTEINRLGGDAEETSDGLVIRPAKLHAGVVQSYADHRMATAGAILGLAVEGVQVEDIATTAKTMPDFPRLWADMLAQTGVSSAVSEGSAGGAEH
- a CDS encoding DoxX family protein, with the protein product MSFVRTLARPMLASSFVLAGMDKLKNADDTAQQLSPLLSKAAAALPFQTDEKTLARIIGGTQVGAGVLFGLGKFSRLSATVLTVVSMLNTFVEWRSADISSKEGRTNRRNQLLKNLSLSGGALLASVDTAGKPGLAWRAEHLAADARKGAAHLAADARKTTNKKLHKADKVMRRAVEHATGA